One window of the Pseudofrankia sp. DC12 genome contains the following:
- the argJ gene encoding bifunctional glutamate N-acetyltransferase/amino-acid acetyltransferase ArgJ, with protein sequence MRLRSELGVQGVTAPKGFRAAGVAAGLKPSGRPDVALVVNDGPSDAAAAVFTTNRVQAAPVQWTRQALADGRLRAVVLNSGGANACTGPDGFADTHFTAEHVAKALDLGAGDVGICSTGLIGVRLPMDLLLNGVTRTVAQLSTDGGPAAAEAIRTTDTVSKQAVRSSSDGTVTVGGMGKGAAMLAPSLATMLVVVTTDAVADAATLHRVVSEATRLTFQRIDSDGCLSTNDTVLLLASGASGVTLAEAELTQLVTDVCMDLGKQMIGDAEGATKDIAITIKGAASEDDALEVGRAVARNNLLKCALYGKDPNWGRVLAAIGTTKAAFEPDELDVAMNGVWVCKAGAPGDSRDLVDLSGREIAIVADLHAGDAEATIWTNDLTDGYVYENSAYST encoded by the coding sequence GTGCGGCTTCGGAGTGAACTTGGGGTACAGGGCGTCACCGCCCCGAAGGGGTTCCGGGCCGCCGGAGTCGCGGCCGGGCTGAAGCCGTCCGGACGGCCGGACGTCGCGCTCGTCGTCAACGACGGGCCGTCGGATGCCGCGGCCGCCGTGTTCACCACCAACCGGGTGCAGGCCGCGCCGGTCCAGTGGACCCGCCAGGCGCTGGCCGACGGCCGGCTGCGCGCGGTCGTGCTCAACTCGGGTGGGGCCAACGCCTGCACCGGCCCGGACGGCTTCGCGGACACGCACTTCACCGCCGAACACGTCGCGAAGGCGCTCGACCTGGGCGCCGGCGACGTCGGGATCTGCTCGACCGGCCTGATCGGCGTCCGGCTGCCGATGGACCTGCTGCTCAACGGCGTCACCCGGACCGTCGCCCAGCTCTCCACCGACGGCGGCCCGGCCGCCGCCGAGGCGATCCGGACCACCGACACCGTCAGCAAGCAGGCGGTCCGCTCCTCCTCCGACGGGACGGTCACCGTCGGCGGCATGGGCAAGGGCGCGGCGATGCTCGCGCCGTCGCTGGCGACCATGCTCGTCGTGGTGACCACCGACGCGGTCGCCGACGCGGCGACGCTGCACCGGGTGGTCAGCGAGGCGACCCGGCTGACGTTCCAGCGGATCGACTCCGACGGCTGCCTGTCGACCAACGACACCGTGCTGCTGCTCGCCTCCGGGGCCTCCGGCGTGACGCTCGCCGAGGCGGAGCTGACCCAGCTCGTCACCGACGTCTGCATGGACCTCGGCAAGCAGATGATCGGCGACGCCGAGGGCGCGACCAAGGACATCGCCATCACGATCAAAGGTGCGGCCAGCGAGGACGACGCGCTGGAGGTCGGCCGGGCCGTCGCCCGCAACAACCTGCTGAAGTGCGCGCTCTACGGCAAGGACCCCAACTGGGGCCGGGTGCTCGCCGCGATCGGCACCACGAAGGCCGCCTTCGAGCCCGACGAGCTCGACGTCGCGATGAACGGCGTCTGGGTCTGCAAGGCCGGCGCCCCAGGCGACTCCCGCGACCTGGTGGACCTGTCCGGCCGCGAGATCGCCATCGTCGCCGACCTGCACGCGGGCGACGCGGAGGCCACCATCTGGACCAACGACCTCACCGACGGCTACGTCTACGAGAACTCGGCCTACTCCACATGA
- the argC gene encoding N-acetyl-gamma-glutamyl-phosphate reductase codes for MGMTAAVIGGSGYSGGELLRLLLAHPEIEIGAVAAHTNIGEEIADLHPHLPALSGRTFVDTAAAAAAGADLIFLALPHGRSAEVAATIPTGTKVVDLGADFRLASADAWAKAYGGAHAGTWAYGLPELPGARAAIAAAERVAAPGCYPTAVTLAYAPLVAAGVVDPSDLVTVAASGTSGAGRAANASLLGSEVMGDVTAYKVGRHQHRPEIVQNLAKVAADGVPGPAATVKLSFTATLAPMPRGILATCTARPAARASTDDLGVGLGFGAGLVTGILRAHYADEPFVTVLPAGRWPRTSATLGSNAVHLQATYDEDADRVVVVSALDNLTKGAAGQAIQCANLMLGLPETMGLPLTGLAP; via the coding sequence ATGGGCATGACAGCGGCGGTCATCGGCGGCAGCGGCTACAGCGGCGGCGAGCTCCTGCGCCTGCTGCTCGCGCATCCGGAGATCGAGATCGGTGCCGTGGCCGCGCACACCAACATCGGCGAGGAGATCGCCGACCTCCACCCGCACCTGCCCGCGCTGTCTGGGCGGACGTTCGTGGACACGGCCGCCGCGGCCGCCGCCGGCGCCGACCTGATCTTCCTGGCACTCCCGCACGGCCGCTCCGCCGAGGTCGCGGCGACCATCCCGACGGGCACCAAGGTCGTCGACCTGGGTGCCGACTTCCGGCTCGCGAGCGCCGACGCCTGGGCGAAGGCCTACGGCGGCGCGCACGCTGGCACCTGGGCCTACGGCCTGCCGGAGCTGCCCGGCGCCCGCGCCGCGATCGCCGCGGCGGAGCGGGTCGCCGCCCCCGGCTGCTACCCGACCGCGGTGACGCTCGCTTACGCCCCGCTCGTCGCCGCCGGCGTCGTCGACCCGTCGGACCTGGTCACGGTCGCCGCCAGCGGTACCTCCGGCGCCGGCCGCGCCGCCAACGCCAGCCTGCTCGGCTCCGAAGTGATGGGCGACGTCACGGCCTACAAGGTCGGCCGCCACCAGCACCGCCCGGAGATCGTCCAGAACCTGGCCAAGGTCGCCGCCGACGGCGTGCCGGGGCCGGCGGCGACGGTCAAGCTGTCGTTCACCGCCACTCTCGCCCCGATGCCGCGCGGCATCCTCGCGACCTGCACCGCCCGGCCGGCGGCCAGGGCGTCCACCGACGACCTCGGGGTGGGGCTCGGCTTCGGCGCGGGCCTGGTCACCGGCATCCTGCGCGCCCACTACGCCGACGAGCCGTTCGTGACGGTCCTGCCTGCCGGCCGCTGGCCGCGCACCTCGGCCACGCTCGGCAGCAACGCCGTGCACCTGCAGGCGACCTACGACGAGGACGCCGACCGGGTCGTCGTCGTCTCGGCGCTCGACAACCTGACCAAGGGCGCCGCCGGCCAGGCGATCCAGTGCGCCAACCTGATGCTCGGCCTGCCGGAGACCATGGGCCTCCCGCTGACCGGCCTCGCCCCCTGA
- the pheT gene encoding phenylalanine--tRNA ligase subunit beta: protein MLVLMSWLREQVPGLPPAEVVADALIRAGFEVEGLEPVGGLGGVVVGEVLAIEEVAAKKKSVRWCQVRVTEAVSADPGSGVRGIICGASNFEVGDRVAVALPGAMLPGGFEITARKTYGHVSDGMICSERELGISDAHEGILVLGPDTPLGAHVAELLDLADDVLDISVTPDRGYGLSVRGIAREAATAFGLPFVDPGAPPPPAATAGDGYPVTVEDTAACDRYVARVITGVDPAAATPLRWARRLTLAGMRPISAAVDITNAVMLGLGQPLHAFDKARLTGPIVVRRARAGERLLTLDGVDRALHPEDLVIADDSGPIALAGVMGGASTEISAATTEIVLEAAHFAPLAVARTARRHRLFSEASRRFERGVDPALAPAAAHEAIRLFGELAGGRPAPGVTDVDNRPAPTTIRFPLSEVTRLGGRLYPDEVVRTRLADVGCAVEPAGGEPADEDIVVVTPPSWRADLTRPADLVEEVMRLEGFDTIPVTLPRLPAGRGLTESQRLTRAIARSLAYEGLTEVMTLPFVGAGVADALDLPADDRRRAAVRIANPIAEDAAYLRTSLLPGLFDAAVRNLGRGQADLALFEIGQVFRELPAPVEPVPTPSVFDRPTDDQIAALDAALPEQPRRVAGVLAGQREPAGVAGGALTPGRPADWADAVAAAHAAARAVGVELTVTADEHAPWHPGRCAALHVDGELAGHAGELHPRVIANLGLPVRAVAFELSPDVLIAAALRHGAAPAPVVSSYPPADRDVALVVDAATPVAEVSTALRDGAGDLLESLTLFDVFEGAQVGAGRRSLAFGLRLRATDRTLTAGEANGVRDAAVAEAARRTGAALRA, encoded by the coding sequence ATGCTTGTCCTGATGTCCTGGCTGCGGGAGCAGGTCCCGGGCCTGCCGCCGGCAGAGGTGGTCGCCGACGCGCTGATCCGCGCCGGCTTCGAGGTCGAGGGCCTGGAGCCGGTCGGCGGCCTCGGCGGCGTCGTCGTCGGCGAGGTGCTGGCGATCGAGGAGGTCGCCGCCAAGAAGAAGAGCGTCCGCTGGTGCCAGGTCCGGGTCACCGAGGCCGTCTCGGCGGACCCGGGGTCCGGCGTGCGCGGGATCATCTGCGGCGCGTCCAACTTCGAGGTCGGCGACCGGGTCGCCGTCGCGCTGCCCGGCGCGATGCTGCCGGGCGGCTTCGAGATCACTGCCCGCAAGACCTACGGGCACGTCTCTGACGGGATGATCTGCTCGGAGCGCGAGCTGGGGATCAGCGACGCCCACGAGGGGATCCTGGTCCTCGGGCCGGACACCCCGCTGGGAGCGCACGTCGCCGAGCTGCTGGACCTGGCCGACGACGTGCTCGACATCTCCGTCACCCCCGACCGCGGGTACGGCCTGTCGGTCCGCGGCATCGCCCGCGAGGCCGCCACGGCCTTCGGCCTGCCCTTCGTCGACCCGGGCGCTCCGCCGCCGCCCGCCGCGACCGCGGGTGACGGCTACCCGGTCACCGTCGAGGACACCGCCGCCTGCGACCGGTACGTCGCCCGTGTGATCACCGGCGTCGACCCGGCGGCGGCCACCCCGCTGCGCTGGGCCCGGCGGCTCACGTTGGCCGGCATGCGGCCGATCTCCGCGGCCGTCGACATCACGAACGCCGTCATGCTCGGCCTCGGGCAGCCGTTGCACGCCTTCGACAAGGCCAGGCTCACCGGCCCGATCGTCGTCCGCCGGGCGCGGGCGGGGGAGCGGCTGCTGACCCTGGACGGGGTCGACCGGGCGCTCCACCCCGAGGACCTGGTCATCGCCGACGACTCCGGCCCGATCGCGCTGGCCGGCGTCATGGGCGGGGCGAGCACCGAGATCTCCGCGGCAACCACCGAGATCGTGCTGGAGGCGGCGCACTTCGCCCCGCTCGCGGTCGCCCGCACCGCCCGGCGCCACCGGCTGTTCTCCGAGGCGTCGCGGCGTTTCGAGCGCGGCGTCGACCCGGCGCTCGCGCCCGCCGCGGCGCACGAGGCGATCCGGCTGTTCGGCGAGCTGGCCGGCGGGCGGCCCGCGCCCGGGGTCACCGACGTCGACAACCGGCCCGCGCCGACGACGATCCGGTTCCCGCTGTCCGAGGTGACCCGGCTGGGCGGCCGGCTCTACCCGGACGAGGTCGTGCGGACCCGCCTCGCCGACGTCGGCTGCGCGGTCGAGCCGGCCGGTGGCGAGCCGGCCGACGAGGACATCGTGGTCGTCACGCCCCCGTCCTGGCGGGCGGACCTGACCAGGCCGGCGGACCTCGTCGAGGAGGTCATGCGGCTGGAGGGCTTCGACACCATCCCGGTCACGCTGCCGCGGCTGCCGGCCGGGCGTGGGCTGACCGAGTCGCAGCGGCTGACCCGCGCGATCGCCCGGTCACTCGCGTACGAGGGCCTCACCGAGGTGATGACGCTGCCGTTCGTCGGCGCCGGCGTGGCTGACGCGCTCGACCTGCCGGCGGACGACCGGCGCCGGGCGGCGGTGCGGATCGCGAACCCGATCGCCGAGGACGCGGCCTACCTGCGGACCAGCCTGCTTCCCGGGCTGTTCGACGCGGCGGTCCGCAACCTCGGCCGCGGCCAGGCGGATCTGGCCCTGTTCGAGATCGGCCAGGTGTTCCGGGAGCTCCCGGCGCCGGTCGAACCGGTGCCGACGCCATCGGTCTTTGACCGGCCGACCGACGACCAGATCGCCGCGCTGGACGCGGCGCTGCCCGAGCAGCCCCGCCGGGTCGCCGGGGTGCTCGCCGGCCAGCGCGAGCCGGCCGGGGTCGCCGGCGGTGCGCTCACGCCGGGCCGGCCGGCGGACTGGGCCGACGCCGTCGCGGCGGCGCACGCGGCCGCCCGCGCCGTCGGCGTCGAGCTGACCGTCACCGCCGACGAGCACGCGCCCTGGCACCCGGGCCGGTGCGCCGCGCTGCACGTCGACGGCGAGCTGGCCGGGCACGCGGGTGAGCTGCACCCGCGGGTGATCGCGAACCTCGGCCTGCCCGTGCGGGCGGTCGCCTTCGAGCTGTCCCCGGACGTCCTGATCGCGGCCGCGCTGCGGCACGGCGCGGCGCCCGCGCCGGTCGTCTCCTCGTACCCGCCGGCGGACCGGGACGTCGCGCTGGTGGTCGACGCCGCGACCCCGGTCGCCGAGGTGTCGACGGCGCTGCGCGACGGCGCCGGCGACCTGCTGGAGTCGCTGACCCTGTTCGACGTGTTCGAGGGCGCGCAGGTCGGCGCCGGGCGCCGCTCGCTGGCCTTCGGCCTGCGGCTGCGGGCGACCGACCGCACCCTGACGGCCGGCGAGGCGAACGGCGTCCGCGATGCCGCCGTCGCCGAGGCTGCCCGGCGTACGGGCGCCGCCCTGCGAGCCTGA
- the pheS gene encoding phenylalanine--tRNA ligase subunit alpha, with amino-acid sequence MTDPQPAAGGPLTPPALDAAVAEALAALAAAGDLAELAAVRAAQVDGRSAPLMLARQKLGSLAREDRADAGKRLNEALGAVRDAHTARLAELTADRDARVLVEERVDVTLPASRRRPGARHPLALLSERLVDTFVAMGYEVAEGPEVEHDWFNFEALNFDPDHPARSEHDTLFVEPEGTGRLLRTHTSPVQIRALLSRPLPVYVVAPGRTYRNDTVDATHSPVFSQLECLAVDEGITMADLRGTLDTFAAALFGTGLKTRLRPHYFPFTEPSAELDVQCFNCRGEAARQPCRVCSDEGWIEAGGCGMVDPNVLLAAGVDPARYSGFAFGMGLERAAMMRHGVREIRDFVEGDVRFSLPFGIEG; translated from the coding sequence ACCGATCCGCAGCCCGCCGCAGGCGGTCCGCTCACCCCGCCAGCCCTTGATGCCGCCGTCGCCGAGGCGCTCGCCGCTCTCGCGGCGGCCGGCGACCTCGCCGAGCTGGCCGCGGTCCGCGCCGCGCAGGTCGACGGCCGGTCGGCGCCGCTGATGCTGGCCCGCCAGAAACTCGGCTCGCTGGCCCGCGAGGACCGCGCCGACGCGGGAAAGCGGCTCAACGAGGCGCTCGGCGCCGTCCGCGACGCACACACCGCCCGGCTCGCCGAGCTCACCGCCGACCGTGACGCCCGCGTCCTGGTCGAGGAGCGGGTCGACGTCACATTGCCGGCCAGCCGTCGGCGTCCGGGTGCCCGCCACCCGCTCGCGCTGCTGTCCGAGCGGCTCGTCGACACGTTCGTCGCCATGGGCTACGAGGTCGCCGAGGGCCCGGAGGTCGAGCACGACTGGTTCAACTTCGAGGCGCTGAACTTCGACCCGGACCACCCGGCGCGCAGCGAGCACGACACCCTGTTCGTCGAGCCCGAGGGCACCGGCCGGCTGCTGCGCACGCACACCTCGCCGGTGCAGATCCGGGCACTGCTGTCGCGCCCGCTGCCGGTGTACGTGGTCGCCCCGGGGCGGACCTACCGCAACGACACCGTGGACGCGACCCACTCGCCGGTCTTCAGCCAGCTGGAGTGCCTCGCCGTCGACGAGGGCATCACGATGGCCGACCTGCGCGGCACCCTGGACACGTTCGCGGCGGCGCTGTTCGGCACCGGCCTGAAGACCAGGCTGCGCCCGCACTACTTCCCGTTCACCGAGCCGAGCGCCGAGCTCGACGTCCAGTGCTTCAACTGCCGCGGCGAGGCCGCCCGCCAGCCCTGCCGGGTCTGCTCGGACGAGGGCTGGATCGAGGCCGGCGGCTGCGGCATGGTCGACCCGAACGTGCTGCTCGCCGCGGGTGTCGACCCGGCCCGTTACAGCGGCTTCGCGTTCGGGATGGGCCTGGAGCGGGCCGCGATGATGCGCCACGGCGTCCGCGAGATCCGTGACTTCGTCGAGGGCGACGTCCGGTTCAGCCTGCCGTTCGGAATCGAGGGCTGA